The Granulicella sp. 5B5 nucleotide sequence GATCACGCCCGGGGACAGCTCATCGCCCTTGGACATCTTGCCGATCTTCTCGTTGGTGATCTTGCGCAGCACATCGATCTGGCGGCTCGTCATCTCCTCGATCTCGTCGATCTGCTCGTTCACGCGCGGGTCCTTGTCGGCGTAGCGAATACGCTTCAGGTTGCGCGTTGAAATCAGCTCGATGATCTCGCGGGTCAGGATGTCGCCCTTCGAGAGCAGCTTCTTGTTGGTGCGCTCGTCGTGCAAGTCCGCAAGGACCTCTTTGGCACCCAGGATGTCGTCAAGCCGCTTCAACCGCTCGTCGGTGAGAATACGAATCTCATCGGCAAGGTTACGCTCCAGCTTCTCGACCATCTCCTGTTCGATCTGCAGAGCACGCTGGTCCTTCTCCTGGCCCTTGCGGCTGAAGATGCGAACATCGACGACCGTGCCTTCGATACCCGGAGGGCACGTCAGCGAAGCGTCACGCACGTCACCGGCCTTCTCGCCGAAGATCGCGCGCAGCAGCTTCTCTTCCGGCGTCAGCTGGGTCTCGCCCTTCGGCGTCACCTTGCCAACGAGGATATCGTTGTGCCCGATCTTGGCGCCGATGCGGATGATGCCCGACTCGTCCAGGTCACGCAGCGCGTGCTCGGAGACGTTCGGAATATCACGCGTGATCTCTTCCGGTCCCAGCTTCGTATCGCGCGCTTCAATCTCGAACTCCTCGATGTGGATCGAGGTGTAGTAGTCCTCGCGGACCAGCTTCTCCGAGATCAAAATCGCGTCCTCGAAGTTGTAACCGCGCCACGGCATAAAGCCGACCAGCACGTTGCGGCCGAGACCAAGCTCGCCCTGCTCCGTGCAAGGACCATCTGCGATCACCTGCCCCTTCACCACACGGTCGCCATGGCGAACGATCGGCTTCTGGTTGATGCAGGTGTTCTGGTTCGAGCGCTTGAACTTCGTCAGCTGATAGATGTCCGAACCGACCTCGCGCGATAGCTGCGTCGGGTGGTGCTCACCCTCCACACGCACGATGATCCGCTCCGAGTCGACCGAGTCGACGATACCGTTACGCTTGGCCAGAATCACAGCGCCCGAATCGCGCGCCGTCACGCCTTCCATACCGGTTCCAACAAACGGGGCCTCCGACACGAGCAGCGGCACCGACTGGCGCTGCATGTTCGCGCCCATCAGCGCACGGTTCGCATCGTCATGCTCCAGGAACGGCACCAGCGATGCGGCAACCGACACCAGCTGCTTCGGGCTCACGTCGACATAATCGACCTCGGCCTTCGGCACCAGCACAAAGTTGCCCTGCTTCCGCGCGTTCACAAGGTCGTCCACGATCTTCAACTCGGCATCCAGCGTAATGTTGGCCTGCGCGATCGTGTGACGGTCCTCTTCCCATGCCGACAGGTAGAAGCTGAACGGCTCAAGGTCCATCGTGCGCTTGCCGTCCTTCTTCAGCTCCTTGTTCCGCTTGACAGACTCATGGATCTCCAGGAAGTCGCCCTGCCGCAGCCCGGACTCACCCGCGTTGGTCACAGCAACGTAGTCCAGCACCTGGCCGTCCTTCACCTTGCGGTAGGGCGACTCGATGAAGCCGTACTCGTTGATGCGCGCAAAGCAACTCAGCGACGAGATCAAACCGATGTTCGGGCCTTCAGGCGTCTCAATCGGGCAGATGCGGCCATAGTGCGTTGGATGCACGTCACGGACCTCAAAGCCCGCACGCTCACGCGACAAACCACCCGGCCCAAGGGCCGACAGGCGGCGCTTGTGCGTGATCTCGCTCAACGGGTTCGTCTGGTCCATGAACTGCGACAGCTGCGAGCTGCCGAAGAACTCGCGGATCGCCGCCATCACAGGCTTCGCGTTGATCAGGTCATGCGGCATCGCCGTCGACATCTCTTGATAGACCGACATCTTTTCTTTAATAGCCCGCTCCATGCGGACCAGGCCAATGCGGAACTGGTTCTCCATCAGCTCGCCCACCGCGCGCACGCGGCGGTTGCCAAGGTGATCGATGTCGTCCACCGCGCCGATGTTCTTGCGCAGCTTCAGCAGGTAACGAATCGTCCCGTAGAAGTCCTCAGGCGTCAGCGTCCGCTTGTCCAGCCCGGTCGCATCCTGGTTCTCATACAGCTTGATGTTGAACTTCAAACGGCCCACGCGAGAGAAGTCGTACTTGCGCGGATCGAAGAACATGCCCTCGAACAGCGCCGTCGCGGTGTCCAGCGTCGGCGGGTCGCCCGGGCGCAGCTTGCGGTAGATCTCGATCAGCGCCTCTTCCGGCTTGCGCACCGAATCGCGACGCAGCGTGTTGGCAATGATGTTGCCCACATCGTCGCGCTCCGGGAAGAACACCTGGAAGCTCGTCACGCCCGATTGCATGATCTTGTGGATCTTGTCGGCCGTCAGCTCCGCATTCGCCTCGTACAGCAGCTCGCCCGTGGTCATGTCGATCACGTCCGCCGCGCTCATCGCGCCGTCGAACTCGCTCGTCTCGACCTCAACCTCGGTGATGCCCGCCGCGCGCACATGCTTGATCGAGCTCGCACCGACCTTCTTGCCCGCGGCCACCAGCTCCGTCTTCTTCGCATCGTGCAGGGCCACGGCCGTGCGCGTGCCCACCAGGTGCGTCGGGGTTTCTTCGCCCGTCACCACCCAGCTCAGCTTGCCGTCCTTCACGTTGATCGTGTCCACCGTGTAGAACGTCTTCAAAATCTCTTCATCCGTGCGCAGACCGAGCGCCCGTAGGAAGATCGTGCCCAGGAACTTGCGCTTGCGATCGATACGCACATACAGCGTGTTCTTCTGGTCGTATTCAAACTCCACCCAGCTGCCGCGGTACGGAATGATCTTGCCCAGGAAGTAGGTGCGGTTGTTCGCCGTCTCAAAGAAGACGCCGGGCGAACGGTGCAGCTGCGACACGATGACGCGCTCGGTGCCGTTCACAATGAACGTGCCGTTGGCCGACATCAGCGGAATATCGCCGAAGAAGACTTCCTGCTCCTTCATATCGCGCAGGGTCTTCACGCCCGTCTCCGGGTCCTTGTCGTAAATCTTCAGGCGGATCGTCACCTTCAGCGGAGCGCTGTACGTCATGCCGCGCTCTTCGCACTCGGCCTGGTCGTACTTCAGTTGCAGACCCACCGGGTCACCGCACTTGGTGCAGAAGTCCGGCGTGTTCTTGTTGTACGTGCCGCAGAACTTGCAAAGCACATCGCCCGGATGGAATGGGTCTGTAATCACCATGTGTCCGCAGTGCGTACACGCGGTGCGCAGGTGGTTCAGCCCCTTCAGGTAGCCGCACTTGCACTCCCAGTTGCCGATGGAATAATCGACAAACTCCAACTCACTCACATTGCGGAAGTCGGTAATAGGAAACACCGACGTAAACACGCTCTGCAGGCCGTTGTCTTCGCGCTCCTGGGGCAGTTTGTCCATCTGCAGAAAGCGCTCATAGCTGCGCCGCTGCACCTCGATCAGGTTCGGGATCTGGATGGACGTGGGGATCTTGGAAAAATCGAGGCGGGTGCGGATTGCACGCAATTCGCTGTTCGTCGTCTTCGACATGCTCTCTCCTTGCCGGTCGTGGGTTAGGCGCCGGCCGCTTGGTTCGAGGGCCCGGCAACTTTCGCCGCCGGGGAGAAGGTCCCCGCAGTTTACGGGGCCCTCTCATTGGACTGATGTGTGCGCCTGTTCCGGCTGCATCTCTCCTCGCAGAGATACAACCTGAAGCGCTTGATACTTCAACCCCAGCGAAGCATTCTGCGGGGTAAAAACGGGTCGAAACCTTTTCTTCACCGCGGCCATCCAGCGGACTGGAATTGCACAAGGCCCCAGCTGCTACAAATTGAAAAGCCGCTACAACATCTAAACGACGTTCAAAAACGAACGTCCCACGCGCCCCGGCTCGCACTTCTGCGGGGCTGTGGGAAAATCTTCTGGCCTACGGTTGCGCCTTGCTGGCAAAGACGACGAAAGCGCCCTGCCGGGAGCAATGCCCGGAGAGCGCGAATGCGCACTTCAAGTTGGACGTCAAACAGAAACTGTGGATAGTCGCCGCCCTTTAGGTACCCGGCCAAGGCCCTAAGAGTTTGCCGCTTGTCGCACGTTTCACCTTGCGGGCCCGCCGCTCGAACCGCAAGATGGCCGGCTCCATAACCTGCTTCGCATTGCCAGGATGAACCGGATTACTACACCTGATACGTACTTGAATCGTGTTCGCAGCTCAAAAGCTGCTCAAGATTTTGGAGTGCCGCCTGGCCTTTGTGCCCTTTAGCTTTGAACTTCAAAGCTGCTTCCACTGCGCGTCAAGGCAGAGGCGGATATCCCCACTCAAGAGGATACCGCACTCTGCCTTCCTGCGCAACTGGATAGCACACCGGGTGTACCAGCCAGTACGGAACTACTTGATCTCGACCGTCGCGATGCCGTCGAACTTCTTGGCGATTGCCGCCGCGTCGTCCTTCGAGATGTTCTCCTTCAAGGGCTTGGGAGCGCCGTCGACCAGGTCCTTGGCTTCCTTCAGCCCAAGAGCGGTGACTTCGCGTACTGCCTTGATGGTGTTGATCTTGTTCGCGCCGGCATCCTTCAGGATGACCGTGAACTCGGTCTTCTCTTCCGCTGCCGGGGCAGCCGCGCCGCCGCCAGCCGCAGGGGCCGCAGCCACAGCCGCAGCCGCAGAAACGCCGAGGCGCTCCTCAAGCTTCTTCACCAACTCCGACGCCTCGAGCAGGCTGAGGCTAACGATCTGATCTTCCAACTGCTGCAAATCCGCCATGATGTTCTCCATTGATTACTACAAAATTTGATACTGCCGATTCATACTCCCAAAGCCATCTTCCGCCTCAGGTTGCCGCAGCCTCTTCGAGTTTCCGTTGCGCCCAGACTGCGCACTCGAAAAGATCCGCGACGAAACTTGGTTAGCCTTCCGCCGGCTCGGTGTTCGCCGCTTCGCCAGCCTGCGATGCCGTGCCGTTCTCCGGCTGTGCCGCACCGGAAGGCTGCTCGCCGGCCGCCGACTCCTCGACATGCGCTGCCGCCTCTTCGGCTGCAGGCGTCTCCGCCGCAGGGGCCTCCTCGGTCTTCGCAGCCGGAGCCGCTCCGCCGAACTTGCCCTGCTCCGCCGCCATGTTCACCACGACAGCCAGGTTCCGGCCCGTCGCGTTGATCACCGTCGCCAGACGCTGTGCCGGCGACTGAATCAGGAACAGCAGCTTCGAGAACAGCTCTTCCTTGCCCGGCAGCTTCGCCAGCGAGTCGATCTCCGACACGTTGATCACCTTGCCGTCAACGATGCCCAGCTTGAAGGTGAACTCCGCGTTGTCCTTCACCCAGGTGCTCAGCGCCTTCGCCAGCGCCACCGGGTCGCCCGAGGTGTACGCCACCGAGCTCACGCCCTTCAGGCCCTTCAGCGCCGCCTCAACCTTGGTGCCTTCAGCCGACTTCGCAGCCAGCTTGTTCTTCACCACGTGATAGCTGCCACCCGCCTCGCGGACGACCTTGCGCAGCTCAAAATCCTTCGACGCCGTCAATCCCTTGAAGCTGCCGATAATGGCCGAAGTCGAGCTCTCGAGCTCCTTCGCCAGCATCGCTACCTTTTCGTTCTTCTTCGCCTTGGTCAATGCCATGGTAGAAACCTAACCTTCGCTGCTGGCCTGTTTCACTGCCAGCCAAAATCTAAATCTCTTGAAAGCCGTGCAGGAAATCCGGGGCATCGCTACTCCCTACTCCCTGCTCCCTAATCCCTGCTCTTACGCCTTCGCGGCAACGTCCGCCACAGCCGCCTCAAGCTCAATGCCGGGGCCCATCGTCGAGCTCAGGATGATCCGCTTGACGTACTTGCCCTTGGCCGCCGAAGGCTTCGCCTTCACCACAGCCGAGATCACCGTCATCGCGTTCTGCTCCAGCTTCTCGATCGGGAACGACAGCTTGCCGACCGGAACATGCACCAGCGCCGTCTTGTCCGCGCGGAACTCGACCTTACCGGCCTTGATCTCAGCGATCGCCGCAGCCACATCCGTGGTCACGGTGCCCGTCTTCGGGTTCGGCATCAGGCCGCGCGGTCCCAGGACCTTGCCCAGCTTACCGACCGAGCGCATCATGTCCGGCGTCGCGATCAGGGCATCGAAGCCAGTCCAGTTCTCTTTCTGGATCTTCTCCACCAGCTCTTCGCCGCCGAAGAACTCAGCGCCCGCAGCCTCAGCCTCGCGCACCTTGTCGCCCGAAGCGATCACAGCCACAACCTTTGACTTGCCACCCAGACCATGGGGCAGCACAACCGTCCCACGCACCATCTGGTCAGCATGCCGAGTATCCACACCCAGCCGCAGCGTCAGGTCGACGGTCTCGTCGAACTTGGCAAACTTCGCCTTCTGCAGCAGCGGAATCGCCTCGCCAATAGCATACGGACGCTGCTCCACAAGGGCGCGCGCCTTCGCAATATTCTTGGAAACTTTCTTTGCCATTCTCTACCTCGTCTCCCACCCCTTCTTCTCGCAGAAGGCCCGGCTCTCGCCTGCCTCCCACGAAGGTCATGCAATCCTCCGCATGGGCGTGGTCTCGACTCGTCTGCATTGGAGTACAGACAACCTACTAAGTATGCAGGAAACCTAGACGTTTTTCAACCCTCGCGAGCTAAAAACCACCTACGAGAGCGTTTATCGAAGGGGCACGGCTTCAGCCGTGCCGACAGTACAACACTTTTGAGTAATTTGGGCTTCAGCCCCTGAGGAGTCGGGCTAACGTGACTCATTAGCCCTTCATCGTTCAGCGGCGCATCCAACCGAATCCGAATCGGCGAGACGGTCGCGGGCAAAACCAAGGGCATCAAGGTCATGGCGACAGTTTAAGCCCAACTCGGTAGGCCGCGCGTCGATACTTTGAGCGATTCGCGCCACGCCAACATGAAAGAGCTCCGCTTCGACGCGGACGACGGTGTCTGGCGAATCGCCTTCGCGTTCGACCCTCAGCGGCATGCAATCCTGCTCATCGCCGGCGACAAATCTGGTGGCAGCGAAAGACGCTTCTACCGCGAACTCATCCGCAAGGCCGATGAGCGTTTCGACGCTCATCTCCAGCGTCTCAAGAAAAAGGAGGCATAAGCATGCCCACTGACATCGAAGACATCATCAAGTCCCTTCCCGCCGCCCGTCGCCGCGCCATCAAGAAGCGCGCAACCGAACTGATGGCCGAAGAAATGACCCTGCAGGAACTCCGCCGCGCTCACGAGATGACTCAGGTCAAAATGGCAAAAAAACTCGGTGTCGCCCAGAAGCAGATATCCGAGATCGAGAAGCGTACAGACATGCACATCTCGACGCTGCGCCGCTCCATTGAGGCCCTCGGAGGCACCCTCGCTCTCGTCGCAGAATTCCCGGACCGCAAGCCCGTAAAACTCTCCGGCATCAAGGCAAAGGTCGCTTAGCCGGGCCGTTGGCAGCGGCTTCGTCTACATCGACAGGCCCACACCACCCAGCCCTAATTCCCCACAGGCGGCGTCAGCCGGTCAATCACAAACACCTGCACAGGATCTTTCCCACTCTCCAGCTTCAACCCAAGCTGCTCATGTAACGCCGTAAACAGCGGCGGCGGAGCATCCACGTTCGCGGACGCCACCGGCAGATCAGCGCTCCACTCCATCACCATGTCATACCGCCCCGTCAGCCCTGTCTTATCCACCACCGGCCGGCCGAGCTTATCGGCCAGCACCACTGCCAGCTCCGGCACAGGAACATTCGTCAGCCTGAACCGCGTATCGTTCACGCTCACTCCGCTGTTGTGCCCCGTCGCCACAGTCGGCTTCAGCTTCGCCCCACCACTCGCCACCACCAGGTCATAGCTCGGCAGCACCCGGGTCTCATAGTGCCACTTCAACCCCAGGCGGTCTGCAAACAGCGCCTGCATCATCGCCCGCCGCTGCGCCACCGTCAACTCCCGCAGCCCCGCCGTATCCGCATCCAGCGTCTTCGCTTGGATATCCAGCCGCTCATGTTTCGCCCAATCCGGCAACCCCACAATCATGTCTCTCGGAACATCAAACGCACTCTCCAGAAGATTGAGCAGCGGCATGTTCTTCACATCCAGCGTATTCAGCCGCGTCCACACATGCCGGTCATCCTTCTCCATTCCGGCAGCAGCCCGTATCACCGAGACATCATAAGCAGGCAGCGCCGCATCACCTTCCGCTGCCTTCAATGCACTCTGCGCCGACGCATGCACCGCAGCACACGCCAGCACGAGCACCAGCCCGATCATCCGCATGCGCCTCATCGCATCCAAACTAGCACCCCGTAATTCCAGCCTCCCCCAGACACTTCTTCAGCCCCTGCATACTCCGCCGCGTCGAGTTCTCCGAGATCTCCGCCTGCGTCTTCCCCTCGCCGCCATGCCAATGCGTCTCCAGGCTTACCGCATGGTGGTACCCATCGCGCTTCAGCGCCTTGAACTGCCTCACCCAGTCCACCAGGCCCACATCCACCGGCTCCCACTCAAACGGATGCGCCTTCCCCGGCGTCCGGATCGCGTTCTTGCAGTGCACATGCCCAATCCGCTTCTTAGGCAGCGCATCATAGTCATTCGGATACGGCACGTCCCCCGCAAACGTCACCGAGTTCCCTGGGTCCCAGTTCAGCATAAAGTTCTTGTTCGGAATCTCCGCCAGCACCTTCGCCGCCTCCACACCCGATCCCGTATTACACGCCATCTCGTTCTCCAGCAGCAGAACGATGTCGTCCTTCGCGCACCGCTCCGCCGCCTCCACCAGCTTCCGGTTGATCTCCGCGCGATACGGCTTCTCGTCCGCCAGCCGCCAGAAGTCGAAGCAACGAATGCGGTCGGTCCCAAAGCTCTTCGTCAACCGGACCAGCGTCTCCAGCAGCTCGGCCTGCTCCTTGTACGTAAAGTCCGCATGGAACTCGTCATGGTGCGGGCTCTCCTTCGACAGCGGCGCGCCCGGCAGGTCCACCTTGTACAGCGGGCTCGCCAGGTCCGTCACCCGCAGATTGTACTTCGCCAGGATCCCCTTCGCCTTATCGACTTCCGCGCCGCTCAACTGCGCCAGCGTCTTCCCCCACAGGCTCCGCAACTCAATCCAGTGCAGCCCAAAGTCCACCGACGCTACATGGCACGCATGCTCAAAGTCCGGCCCAATCTCATCATTGATCACCGACAACCGAAACGGGCACCCATCCTGCGCCCACATCCCACGAGCCGACAACGCCGCCGCAGCCGCCCCGGCACCCACCACAAACTCCCTACGCGATACCGCCATCACTCCTCCTCCTGCAACGGATACCTTTTCCGTCGCGCTCCGAACTTATTCAACCGCACAAGACTGCCGTCTCAACCAAAACACTGTCAACCCCCACCCTCACCCCAAACCACCTCAACTCCAACAAACCAAACCCCAAAACCCCCACAAAACAAATACAACTTCTCCGTCTGCACCACCTATACTGAAAGTAGGGTAGAGCCTCCGCAGCCGTGGCTACTGAAAGTAGGGTAGAGCCTCCGCAGCCGTGGCGAAACTTGGCTCACTTCGCGCACTTTGCGTGAGCGCCTTTTGCCATCTGCCCGCCACTCTGCGACGCCTGGGACCACTAACCCCAATCTTTCCCATATCATACCCGTAACCATATACAGAATCAGCCGCTTACCCCTAGGGTCACCCCGTAACCCGCTGATTCCACTAGATCCCTCCGCTACATAGGGAGGGGGAGAGGTATCACCCGCGCCCACGCTTCCAGTCACGCCAGTCCTCAGCTGTCATCTCCCAAATCTCCGCCGGCAGCGTCCCACTCACAAACTCCTTCTCCTCCAGCCCCACCAGCAGCATCCCGGTTCTCGCGGAGATCCCTCGCGACCGCACATTGCCCACCGCCTTCTGCGTCCGCAGCACCGTAAACCCCAATACCTCGAACCAGAACCCATTCACCGCCGCCCAGCTTGCCACCGCTAAATCCGCCAGAATCAACACCGCAAAAATCCCCTTGACAGCCGCCAGCCACCAGCCTAATCTCACCTCCATTGAGGCGAAGACATGGCGAAAATACAATCTACCTCCGAAACCCTCTTCCCCATCCTCGACCAGTCCCCAGTCGGTCTCGCCCGCCTCGCCGCCGAAGCCACCCACGCCGACGACGGACACCTCATCGAGTTCAAGGCCATGCAGTCCCGCTCCATCCTCAACAAGTCCGTCTCCAAGCGCCAGCTCTCCCTCGCCTGGTCCATCAATCCCTACCGAGGCTGCGAGTTCGGCTGCAAGTACTGCTACGCCCGCTACACCCACGAGTTCCTCCAACCCACCCCCATCACCACCCCGCCTAAAGGCACCTACGACGCCCCCCAGCAGCCTTGGGCCCTCGCCTTCGAGCGCGAAATCTATCTCAAAGAAAACGCCGCCTGGCTCCTCGAGCAGGAGCTCCGCGCCATCGGCAGCAACCTCGCCAAACACCACGACGAGATCGCCATCGGAACCGCCACAGACCCCTACCAACCGATAGAGCGCCGCGTCGGCATCACGCGCTCTATCCTCGAAGTCTTCGCCAAGCAGGAAGGCCTCCGCATCGGCCTCATCACCAAGTCCAGCCTCATCACCCGCGACATCGACCTCTTCAAACAGATCGCCGCGCGCAACACGCTCGTCCTGCACATCACCATCACCACCGCCGACCGCGAGCTCGCCCGCAAGCTCGAACCCCGCGCGCCGCGCCCCGATCTCCGCTTCGACGCCGTCCGCAAGCTGCGCGAGGCCGGCCTCACCGCCGGCGTCCTCTGCTCGCCGCTCCTGCCCGGCATCAACGATAGTTTGCAGTCGCTCGACGCCGTTGCGAGCCGTGCTGCCGCAGCGGGTGCTAGCTTCCTGGGAGCCCACCCGCTGTTCTTGAAGTCGTGTTCGCGTCCTACGTTCCTGAGCTTCGTTCGCGAACACTTCCCCGCCCTCGTCGCCGACTACCAGCGCCGCTACGCCACCGAGGACTTCGCCTCAACCGACTACCGCAACAAGATGTCCTCCCGCGCCACCCTCGTCTGCCGCACCCACGGCCTCGGCGAGCGCTCCACCGATGCTCTGCTTACCCGCGTCACCGGCCGTCACATCTACGCCGAGCCACGCAAACAGCCCAAACCCGTCACACCCCAACAACCCGCACAAGCCACCCTCTTCGCCGCCAGCTAGAGAGCAAGCCGCCCACTCGCCCACAGCAGCCGTTCGCGCAGCCAGCTATGCGCCGGGTCGGAGCTCAACCGCGGATGCCATACCGCCTGAAACGAAAACGGCGCAATCTCCACTGGAGCCTCCATCACCCGCAGCTCCGGATTCGCACGTGCCAACTGCGCCATCGACGACGTCACCGTCAGCACCAGCTGCGTCTGCGGCACACACGTCATCGCCACACCGAAGTACGGCACACGCATCGCCCAGCGCCGCCGCCGACCAACCGCAGCAACACGCTTATCAGGAATCGACTGCACCACATCATCGAATGAAACCGCGATATGCTCCGCGTCGAGATACCGCTCCAGGCTCATCCGTTTCTGCTTCGCAAACCTGCTGCCGCTCCAAACAACGCAATAGAACCGCTCCTGGTACAGCGTCGCCGTCTGCAGATGGCGCGGCACCAGCATCTCGTCATTGGATAGCGCGATATCCAGTCTTCCCTGATCAAGCTCCGCATTGGCATTCAGGTTCCACGACACGAACGTCATCTCAACGCGCGGCGCCTTCGGCAGAACATCGCGGCACAGGATCGGACAGAGCGCCGTCGCCACATTGTCTGGCGCAGCAATCCGAAACCGCGCCTCCTCCTTCTCCGCCGAGAACTGCGGTCGTCCAATCAGGCCCTCGATCTTAGGCAGCAGCACGTTCAGCTTCTCCTGCAGCCGCACACCCACCGGCGTCAGGCTGTAGCCCTTGGAGCCCCGTATCAGCAGG carries:
- a CDS encoding LysR family transcriptional regulator → MNLRWKQLRQIDLNLLVAFAVFAEELSVTAAANRLLLSQSAASRTLDRLRALFEDDLLIRGSKGYSLTPVGVRLQEKLNVLLPKIEGLIGRPQFSAEKEEARFRIAAPDNVATALCPILCRDVLPKAPRVEMTFVSWNLNANAELDQGRLDIALSNDEMLVPRHLQTATLYQERFYCVVWSGSRFAKQKRMSLERYLDAEHIAVSFDDVVQSIPDKRVAAVGRRRRWAMRVPYFGVAMTCVPQTQLVLTVTSSMAQLARANPELRVMEAPVEIAPFSFQAVWHPRLSSDPAHSWLRERLLWASGRLAL